Within Deinococcus budaensis, the genomic segment ACCCCGGCGGCCAGCGGCATGAGGGCGAGGTCCGGCAGCGGCAGCGGCCCGTGCAGCAGCACGCTGAAGACCAGCGAGCCGTGCGCGGTGTCCCAGCCTCGCCCGCGCCGCCCGCGTCCGGCGGTCTGCCGCTCGGCCACGAAGACCGCGCCGTGGGGGGCCGGGTCACGGGGGTCGTCCGCCCAGGCGCGGGCTTCGTCCTGGGTGCTGGAGGCGGTGCCCGCGTAGCGCAGCGCCCGCCCGAACGCTCCTGTGATCGCCACCAGACCCGGCGCGGGCGTGCCCGCCTCCAGCGCGTACCCGCCGCGCGTGGTGAGTACCGGCACCCCTCCTTCGGCCAGCCGCCGGGCGAGCGTGTTCACTGTGACGCGGTTGACGCCCAGCCGGGCACCCAGCGCCTCGCCCGACTGCGGAACGTCGGTGAGGAGGGGCAGCAATCGGGCGGGCACGTTCAGAGTTCTAACGGATAGGCTGAACGAAGGCAAGGAGGGAGGCAGGAAGCGGTTCGCCGAACGCGGAAGAAGCAGGGCGGCAAACCGCGCCCCGCGCCCGGCCTCCCGCGCCCCACCTCAACCGTAACGGCGGCGTCAGGCCCCCAGCCTCCCTTTTGCTATCCTCGCCCCATGACGATGGTGCGGCAGACCCGGCAGCGGCAGGCGGTGATCGAGGTGCTGCGGACTTCGCGGGCACACCCCGACGCGGCCTGGATTCATGCCCAGGTGCGCGCCGAGCTGCCCAGCGTGAGCCTGGGCACCGTCTACCGCACGCTCGACGCCCTGGTGCGCGACGGCGTGCTGATGACCATCGAGCGCGCGGGGCAGGCGACCCGCTACGACTACAAGCACGCGGGCGAGGACCACCACCACGCGGTTTGCCGGGGCTGCGGGGCGATTTTCGACGTGGACATGAGCGCGGTGCCCGGCCTCCCGGCGGCGGCGCTTCCG encodes:
- a CDS encoding Fur family transcriptional regulator; translated protein: MTMVRQTRQRQAVIEVLRTSRAHPDAAWIHAQVRAELPSVSLGTVYRTLDALVRDGVLMTIERAGQATRYDYKHAGEDHHHAVCRGCGAIFDVDMSAVPGLPAAALPGGFQVTGVRLEFMGVCAGCAAQPEARPPEG